In a genomic window of Urocitellus parryii isolate mUroPar1 chromosome 11, mUroPar1.hap1, whole genome shotgun sequence:
- the Znf644 gene encoding zinc finger protein 644 isoform X1 — protein MRLFLQQDVNKTKSRLNVLNGLANNMDDLKINTDITGAKEELQDDNNFISEKESGVHKPKDCQTAFQKNNTLTLPEELSKDKSEKALSGGQSTLFIHAGAPAVSCENFTLPKGATVNGPVSHSSLTKTSSMNKGSVSLTTGQPVDQPTTESCSTLKVTADLQLSTPQKASQHQVLFLLSDVAHTKNPTHSIKKLPTSASVGCDIQNSVGSSIKSDSTLINQVEVGENSEDILVKDDCVNTLTGISSGTDEYRSENDANWDPQKEFIQFLMTNEETVDKAPVHSKVGLEKKRKRKMDVSKITRYTEDCFSDSNCVPSKSKMLEVDFLEQNEEVPAIDSQKYTLSKVKPESTDEDLESVDAFQHLIYNPDKCGEDSSPVHTSTFISNTLKKKCEESDSESPATFSTEEPSFYPCTKCNVNFREKKHLHRHMMYHLDGNSHFRHLNVPRPYACRECGRTFRDRNSLLKHMIIHQERRQKLMEEIRELKELQDEGRSARLQCPQCVFGTNCPKTFVQHAKTHEKDKRYYCCEECNFMAVTENELECHRGIAHGAVVKCPIVNSDVAQRKTQKKTFMKDSVTGSSKKSSTYICKMCPFTTSARSILKKHMEYLHSSSSVDSFGSPLGLDKRKSDILEEPIDISSTKPLIKQQSTTFPKNSALKQDVKRTFGSSSQSSNFSKFHKRPHRIQKARKSIAQSGVNMCSQNNPPHKTGTIKSSIDQKPKYLLQATKEKSNAKANSNYLHRHKYENYRMIKKSGESYPLHFKKEVSSLNSLHLYSSSSNSHNSFISDPHNPDNKRPESFKDHRRVAVKRVVKESKKEGSVEGEDLDSYPDFLHKMTVVVLQKLNSAEKKDSYETEDDSSWDNVELGDYTTQAIEDETYNDLNQEHVNLFPLFKSKVEGQEPGENPTLSYDQNDGFYFEYYEDAGTNNFLHEIHDPQQLENAETSLSKHSSVFHWTDLSLEKKSCPYCPATFETGVGLSNHVRGHLHRAGLSYEARHVVSPEQIATSDKMQHFKRTGTGTPVKRVRKAIEKSETTSEHTCQLCGGWFDTKIGLSNHVRGHLKRLGKTKWDAHKSPICVLNEMMQNEEKYEKILKALNSRRIIPRPFVAQKLASGDDFLSQNVIPLEAYRNGLKTEALSVSASEEEGLNFLNEYDETKPELPSGKKNQSLTLIELLKNKRMGEERNSAISPQKVHSQTARKRFVQKCVLPLNEDSPLMYQPQKMDLTMHSALDCKQKKSRSRSGSKKKMLTLPHGADEVYILRCRFCGLVFRGPLSVQEDWIKHLQRHIVNANLPRTGAGMVEVTSLLKKPASITETSFSLLMAEAAS, from the exons acTAAATGTGTTAAATGGGCTTGCCAACAATATGGATGATTTGAAGATAAACACCGATATTACTGGTGCTAAAGAAGAACTCCAAGATGACAACAATTTTATCTCAGAGAAAGAGAGTGGAGTTCATAAACCAAAAGATTGTCAAACagcatttcagaaaaataatacattgacTCTGCCTGAAGAACTGTCAAAGGACAAATCTGAAAAAGCCTTAAGTGGAGGCCAGTCTACTCTATTCATACATGCTGGTGCTCCTGCTGTTTCTTGTGAAAACTTTACCTTACCTAAAGGAGCTACTGTTAATGGACCAGTTTCACACTCCTCCTTAACTAAGACTTCCAGTATGAATAAAGGCAGTGTTTCATTAACCACTGGACAGCCTGTGGATCAGCCAACAACAGAATCTTGTTCAACTTTGAAGGTAACAGCTGATCTTCAGCTGTCTACACCACAAAAAGCGAGTCAACATCAAGTTCTATTTTTGTTATCAGATGTAGCACATACTAAGAATCCAACCCATTCCATTAAAAAACTACCTACCTCTGCTTCAGTTGGTTGTGACATTCAAAATTCAGTAGGGAGTAGTATAAAGTCAGATAGCACTTTAATAAATCAAGTAGAGGTGGGCGAGAATAGTGAAGATATATTGGTAAAAGATGATTGTGTTAATACATTAACAGGAATTTCCTCAGGTACAGATGAGTATAGGTCAGAAAATGATGCAAACTGGGATCCCCAAAAAGAGTTTATTCAGTTTCTTATGACTAATGAAGAAACAGTGGATAAAGCTCCAGTTCACTCTAAAGTAGgtctagaaaaaaagagaaagcgaAAAATGGATGTAAGCAAAATAACTCGTTATACAGAAGATTGCTTTAGTGATTCCAATTGTGTACCCAGTAAATCAAAAATGCTAGAAGTTGACTTTCTGGAACAGAATGAAGAGGTACCAGCAATAGACTCACAGAAATACACATTATCAAAAGTGAAGCCTGAATCAACTGATGAAGATTTGGAATCTGTAGATGCTTTTCAACATCTAATTTATAATCCAGATAAATGTGGAGAAGACAGTTCACCTGTTCATACTAGCACTTTTATTTCAAataccttaaaaaagaaatgtgaagagaGTGATTCTGAGTCACCTGCTACTTTTAGTACTGAAGAGCCATCATTCTACCCCTGTACAAAGTGCAATGTGAATTTTAGGGAGAAAAAGCACCTCCACAGGCATATGATGTATCATTTAGATGGGAATAGTCACTTTCGCCATCTTAATGTCCCAAGGCCATATGCTTGTCGAGAATGTGGACGGACATTTCGAGATCGCAATTCACTTCTAAAACACATGATTATTCaccaagaaagaagacaaaagttGATGGAAGAAATTCGTGAATTGAAAGAACTTCAGGATGAAGGAAGAAGTGCACGATTACAATGTCCTCAGTGTGTGTTTGGTACCAATTGCCCTAAAACATTCGTGCAGCATGCTAAAACCCACGAAAAAGATAAAAGGTACTATTGCTGTGAAGAGTGTAACTTCATGGCAGTAACAGAAAATGAATTGGAATGTCACAGAGGCATTGCCCATGGAGCAGTAGTAAAATGCCCCATAGTGAATTCTGACGTAGCTCAGaggaaaacacaaaaaaagactTTTATGAAAGACTCTGTTACAGGATCATCCAAAAAATCATCTACATACATATGTAAGATGTGTCCTTTTACCACTTCAGctagaagtattttaaaaaagcacatggAATACTTGCATTCCTCATCATCTGTTGATTCATTTGGTAGTCCTCTTGGacttgataaaagaaaaagtgacatTCTTGAAGAACCCATAGATATCAGTAGCACTAAACCATTAATTAAACAACAGTCAACCACATTTCCAAAGAACTCTGCTTTAAAACAAGACGTAAAACGAACATTTGGATCAAGTTCACAATcaagtaatttttcaaaattccataAGCGGCCACATAGAATACAAAAAGCTCGGAAAAGCATTGCCCAATCAGGTGTAAACATGTGCAGTCAAAACAACCCTCCTCACAAGACTGGAACAATTAAAAGCAGCATTGACCAAAAACCTAAGTATCTTCTTCAAGcaactaaagaaaaatctaatgcCAAGGCAAatagcaactatttacatagaCACAAATATGAAAACTACAGGATGATCAAAAAATCAGGTGAATCATATCCTCTCCATTTCAAAAAAGAAGTTAGTTCACTAAATTCTTTACATCTGTATTCATCATCAAGTAATTCTCACAATAGTTTTATTTCAGATCCTCATAACCCAGACAACAAAAGGCCGGAAAGCTTCAAAGACCACAGGCGTGTAGCTGTAAAACGAGTAGTTAAGGAATCTAAGAAGGAAGGTTCTGTTGAAGGAGAAGACTTGGATAGCTATCCTGATTTCTTACATAAAATGACTGTTGTTGTTTTGCAAAAACTTAATTCTGCTGAAAAGAAAGATAGTTATGAAACAGAAGATGATAGTTCCTGGGATAATGTTGAGCTAGGCGACTACACTACACAGGCCATAGAAGATGAAACCTATAATGATCTTAATCAAGAACATGTAAACTTATTCCCTCTATTTAAAAGCAAGGTGGAAGGTCAGGAACCTGGAGAAAATCCTACCCTTAGTTATGATCAAAATGATggcttttattttgaatattatgaaGATGCTGGAACTAACAACTTTTTACATGAGATACATGATCCTCAGCAATTAGAAAATGCAGAAACTTCATTGTCAAAGCATAGTTCTGTTTTTCATTGGACTGATTTGTCTCTTGAAAAGAAATCGTGTCCTTATTGCCCAGCAACATTTGAAACAGGTGTTGGGTTGTCAAATCATGTCCGGGGACATCTTCACAGAGCAGGATTAAGCTATGAAGCCCGTCATGTAGTATCACCAGAACAAATAGCCACAAGTGACAAAATGCAACATTTCAAAAGAACTGGCACAGGGACACCTGTTAAGCGAGTTAGAAAAG ctatagaGAAATCTGAAACCACTTCTGAACACACTTGTCAGCTTTGTGGTGGTTGGTTTGATACTAAAATTGGATTATCAAATCATGTTAGAGGCCACCTGAAAAGACTTGGAAAGACCAAATGGGATGCTCATAAATCTCCAATCTGTGTTCTGAATGAAATgatgcaaaatgaagaaaaatatgaaaaaatcctAAAGGCATTGAACAGTCGTCGTATTATTCCCAGACCATTTGTAGCTCAAAAACTTGCATCAGGTGATGACTTTCTATCTCAAAATGTTATACCTCTCGAAGCGTACCGTAATGGCCTAAAGACTGAAGCACTATCAGTGTCGGCATCTGAGGAAGAAGGGCTGAATTTCTTAAATGAATATGATGAAACAAAACCTGAACTGCCCAGTGGAAAAAAGAATCAGTCTCTTACACTGATAgaacttctcaaaaataaaaggatgggagaagaaagaaattctgctATTTCTCCTCAAAAGGTCCATAGTCAGACAGCAAGAAAGAGATTTGTTCAGAAATGTGTTCTTCCATTAAATGAAGACAGTCCATTGATGTATCAACCACAAAAAATGGACTTGACTATGCACTCAG
- the Znf644 gene encoding zinc finger protein 644 isoform X2, with the protein MRLFLQQDVNKTKSRLNVLNGLANNMDDLKINTDITGAKEELQDDNNFISEKESGVHKPKDCQTAFQKNNTLTLPEELSKDKSEKALSGGQSTLFIHAGAPAVSCENFTLPKGATVNGPVSHSSLTKTSSMNKGSVSLTTGQPVDQPTTESCSTLKVTADLQLSTPQKASQHQVLFLLSDVAHTKNPTHSIKKLPTSASVGCDIQNSVGSSIKSDSTLINQVEVGENSEDILVKDDCVNTLTGISSGTDEYRSENDANWDPQKEFIQFLMTNEETVDKAPVHSKVGLEKKRKRKMDVSKITRYTEDCFSDSNCVPSKSKMLEVDFLEQNEEVPAIDSQKYTLSKVKPESTDEDLESVDAFQHLIYNPDKCGEDSSPVHTSTFISNTLKKKCEESDSESPATFSTEEPSFYPCTKCNVNFREKKHLHRHMMYHLDGNSHFRHLNVPRPYACRECGRTFRDRNSLLKHMIIHQERRQKLMEEIRELKELQDEGRSARLQCPQCVFGTNCPKTFVQHAKTHEKDKRYYCCEECNFMAVTENELECHRGIAHGAVVKCPIVNSDVAQRKTQKKTFMKDSVTGSSKKSSTYICKMCPFTTSARSILKKHMEYLHSSSSVDSFGSPLGLDKRKSDILEEPIDISSTKPLIKQQSTTFPKNSALKQDVKRTFGSSSQSSNFSKFHKRPHRIQKARKSIAQSGVNMCSQNNPPHKTGTIKSSIDQKPKYLLQATKEKSNAKANSNYLHRHKYENYRMIKKSDPHNPDNKRPESFKDHRRVAVKRVVKESKKEGSVEGEDLDSYPDFLHKMTVVVLQKLNSAEKKDSYETEDDSSWDNVELGDYTTQAIEDETYNDLNQEHVNLFPLFKSKVEGQEPGENPTLSYDQNDGFYFEYYEDAGTNNFLHEIHDPQQLENAETSLSKHSSVFHWTDLSLEKKSCPYCPATFETGVGLSNHVRGHLHRAGLSYEARHVVSPEQIATSDKMQHFKRTGTGTPVKRVRKAIEKSETTSEHTCQLCGGWFDTKIGLSNHVRGHLKRLGKTKWDAHKSPICVLNEMMQNEEKYEKILKALNSRRIIPRPFVAQKLASGDDFLSQNVIPLEAYRNGLKTEALSVSASEEEGLNFLNEYDETKPELPSGKKNQSLTLIELLKNKRMGEERNSAISPQKVHSQTARKRFVQKCVLPLNEDSPLMYQPQKMDLTMHSALDCKQKKSRSRSGSKKKMLTLPHGADEVYILRCRFCGLVFRGPLSVQEDWIKHLQRHIVNANLPRTGAGMVEVTSLLKKPASITETSFSLLMAEAAS; encoded by the exons acTAAATGTGTTAAATGGGCTTGCCAACAATATGGATGATTTGAAGATAAACACCGATATTACTGGTGCTAAAGAAGAACTCCAAGATGACAACAATTTTATCTCAGAGAAAGAGAGTGGAGTTCATAAACCAAAAGATTGTCAAACagcatttcagaaaaataatacattgacTCTGCCTGAAGAACTGTCAAAGGACAAATCTGAAAAAGCCTTAAGTGGAGGCCAGTCTACTCTATTCATACATGCTGGTGCTCCTGCTGTTTCTTGTGAAAACTTTACCTTACCTAAAGGAGCTACTGTTAATGGACCAGTTTCACACTCCTCCTTAACTAAGACTTCCAGTATGAATAAAGGCAGTGTTTCATTAACCACTGGACAGCCTGTGGATCAGCCAACAACAGAATCTTGTTCAACTTTGAAGGTAACAGCTGATCTTCAGCTGTCTACACCACAAAAAGCGAGTCAACATCAAGTTCTATTTTTGTTATCAGATGTAGCACATACTAAGAATCCAACCCATTCCATTAAAAAACTACCTACCTCTGCTTCAGTTGGTTGTGACATTCAAAATTCAGTAGGGAGTAGTATAAAGTCAGATAGCACTTTAATAAATCAAGTAGAGGTGGGCGAGAATAGTGAAGATATATTGGTAAAAGATGATTGTGTTAATACATTAACAGGAATTTCCTCAGGTACAGATGAGTATAGGTCAGAAAATGATGCAAACTGGGATCCCCAAAAAGAGTTTATTCAGTTTCTTATGACTAATGAAGAAACAGTGGATAAAGCTCCAGTTCACTCTAAAGTAGgtctagaaaaaaagagaaagcgaAAAATGGATGTAAGCAAAATAACTCGTTATACAGAAGATTGCTTTAGTGATTCCAATTGTGTACCCAGTAAATCAAAAATGCTAGAAGTTGACTTTCTGGAACAGAATGAAGAGGTACCAGCAATAGACTCACAGAAATACACATTATCAAAAGTGAAGCCTGAATCAACTGATGAAGATTTGGAATCTGTAGATGCTTTTCAACATCTAATTTATAATCCAGATAAATGTGGAGAAGACAGTTCACCTGTTCATACTAGCACTTTTATTTCAAataccttaaaaaagaaatgtgaagagaGTGATTCTGAGTCACCTGCTACTTTTAGTACTGAAGAGCCATCATTCTACCCCTGTACAAAGTGCAATGTGAATTTTAGGGAGAAAAAGCACCTCCACAGGCATATGATGTATCATTTAGATGGGAATAGTCACTTTCGCCATCTTAATGTCCCAAGGCCATATGCTTGTCGAGAATGTGGACGGACATTTCGAGATCGCAATTCACTTCTAAAACACATGATTATTCaccaagaaagaagacaaaagttGATGGAAGAAATTCGTGAATTGAAAGAACTTCAGGATGAAGGAAGAAGTGCACGATTACAATGTCCTCAGTGTGTGTTTGGTACCAATTGCCCTAAAACATTCGTGCAGCATGCTAAAACCCACGAAAAAGATAAAAGGTACTATTGCTGTGAAGAGTGTAACTTCATGGCAGTAACAGAAAATGAATTGGAATGTCACAGAGGCATTGCCCATGGAGCAGTAGTAAAATGCCCCATAGTGAATTCTGACGTAGCTCAGaggaaaacacaaaaaaagactTTTATGAAAGACTCTGTTACAGGATCATCCAAAAAATCATCTACATACATATGTAAGATGTGTCCTTTTACCACTTCAGctagaagtattttaaaaaagcacatggAATACTTGCATTCCTCATCATCTGTTGATTCATTTGGTAGTCCTCTTGGacttgataaaagaaaaagtgacatTCTTGAAGAACCCATAGATATCAGTAGCACTAAACCATTAATTAAACAACAGTCAACCACATTTCCAAAGAACTCTGCTTTAAAACAAGACGTAAAACGAACATTTGGATCAAGTTCACAATcaagtaatttttcaaaattccataAGCGGCCACATAGAATACAAAAAGCTCGGAAAAGCATTGCCCAATCAGGTGTAAACATGTGCAGTCAAAACAACCCTCCTCACAAGACTGGAACAATTAAAAGCAGCATTGACCAAAAACCTAAGTATCTTCTTCAAGcaactaaagaaaaatctaatgcCAAGGCAAatagcaactatttacatagaCACAAATATGAAAACTACAGGATGATCAAAAAATCAG ATCCTCATAACCCAGACAACAAAAGGCCGGAAAGCTTCAAAGACCACAGGCGTGTAGCTGTAAAACGAGTAGTTAAGGAATCTAAGAAGGAAGGTTCTGTTGAAGGAGAAGACTTGGATAGCTATCCTGATTTCTTACATAAAATGACTGTTGTTGTTTTGCAAAAACTTAATTCTGCTGAAAAGAAAGATAGTTATGAAACAGAAGATGATAGTTCCTGGGATAATGTTGAGCTAGGCGACTACACTACACAGGCCATAGAAGATGAAACCTATAATGATCTTAATCAAGAACATGTAAACTTATTCCCTCTATTTAAAAGCAAGGTGGAAGGTCAGGAACCTGGAGAAAATCCTACCCTTAGTTATGATCAAAATGATggcttttattttgaatattatgaaGATGCTGGAACTAACAACTTTTTACATGAGATACATGATCCTCAGCAATTAGAAAATGCAGAAACTTCATTGTCAAAGCATAGTTCTGTTTTTCATTGGACTGATTTGTCTCTTGAAAAGAAATCGTGTCCTTATTGCCCAGCAACATTTGAAACAGGTGTTGGGTTGTCAAATCATGTCCGGGGACATCTTCACAGAGCAGGATTAAGCTATGAAGCCCGTCATGTAGTATCACCAGAACAAATAGCCACAAGTGACAAAATGCAACATTTCAAAAGAACTGGCACAGGGACACCTGTTAAGCGAGTTAGAAAAG ctatagaGAAATCTGAAACCACTTCTGAACACACTTGTCAGCTTTGTGGTGGTTGGTTTGATACTAAAATTGGATTATCAAATCATGTTAGAGGCCACCTGAAAAGACTTGGAAAGACCAAATGGGATGCTCATAAATCTCCAATCTGTGTTCTGAATGAAATgatgcaaaatgaagaaaaatatgaaaaaatcctAAAGGCATTGAACAGTCGTCGTATTATTCCCAGACCATTTGTAGCTCAAAAACTTGCATCAGGTGATGACTTTCTATCTCAAAATGTTATACCTCTCGAAGCGTACCGTAATGGCCTAAAGACTGAAGCACTATCAGTGTCGGCATCTGAGGAAGAAGGGCTGAATTTCTTAAATGAATATGATGAAACAAAACCTGAACTGCCCAGTGGAAAAAAGAATCAGTCTCTTACACTGATAgaacttctcaaaaataaaaggatgggagaagaaagaaattctgctATTTCTCCTCAAAAGGTCCATAGTCAGACAGCAAGAAAGAGATTTGTTCAGAAATGTGTTCTTCCATTAAATGAAGACAGTCCATTGATGTATCAACCACAAAAAATGGACTTGACTATGCACTCAG